A part of Nocardioides sp. WS12 genomic DNA contains:
- the rpmJ gene encoding 50S ribosomal protein L36, whose amino-acid sequence MKVNPSVKPMCDKCKVIRRHGRVMVICENPRHKQRQG is encoded by the coding sequence ATGAAGGTCAACCCGAGCGTCAAGCCGATGTGTGACAAGTGCAAGGTGATTCGTCGCCACGGCCGCGTCATGGTCATCTGCGAGAACCCGCGTCACAAGCAGCGCCAGGGCTGA
- the rpsM gene encoding 30S ribosomal protein S13, with translation MARLVGVDLPRDKRIEIALTYIYGIGRTRSQQLLEVTGVSPNLRVHELGDEELVKLRDAIDAAGIKIEGDLRREVQADIRRKIEIGSYQGRRHRMGLPVRGQRTKTNARTRKGPKRTVAGKKKAK, from the coding sequence ATGGCACGCCTCGTCGGAGTCGACCTCCCGCGCGACAAGCGCATCGAGATCGCACTCACCTACATCTACGGCATCGGCCGTACCCGCTCCCAGCAGCTGCTCGAGGTCACCGGGGTCAGCCCCAACCTCCGCGTGCACGAACTGGGAGATGAAGAGCTGGTCAAGCTCCGCGACGCCATTGACGCCGCGGGCATCAAGATCGAAGGTGACCTCCGTCGTGAGGTCCAGGCCGACATCCGTCGGAAGATCGAGATCGGCAGCTACCAGGGTCGTCGTCACCGCATGGGCCTTCCGGTCCGCGGACAGCGCACCAAGACCAACGCTCGTACCCGCAAGGGCCCGAAGCGCACGGTTGCCGGCAAGAAGAAGGCCAAGTGA
- the rpsK gene encoding 30S ribosomal protein S11 — translation MPPKARAGAKKVRRKEKKNVAQGEAHIKSTFNNTIVTITDPTGAVISWASAGTVGFKGSRKSTPYAAQMAAEAAGRRAMEHGMKKIDVFVKGPGSGRETAIRSLGAIGLEVGTIQDVTPAPHNGCRPPKRRRV, via the coding sequence ATGCCTCCCAAGGCTCGCGCGGGCGCCAAGAAGGTGCGCCGCAAGGAAAAGAAGAACGTTGCTCAGGGCGAAGCCCACATCAAGAGCACGTTCAACAACACGATCGTCACGATCACCGACCCCACGGGTGCGGTCATCTCGTGGGCCTCTGCCGGCACCGTCGGCTTCAAGGGCTCACGCAAGTCCACCCCGTACGCCGCTCAGATGGCTGCTGAAGCCGCTGGCCGTCGGGCGATGGAGCACGGCATGAAGAAGATCGACGTCTTCGTCAAGGGCCCGGGTTCGGGTCGCGAGACGGCGATTCGTTCGCTGGGTGCGATCGGCCTCGAGGTCGGCACCATCCAGGACGTGACCCCCGCCCCCCACAACGGCTGCCGCCCGCCCAAGCGCCGCCGCGTCTGA
- the rpsD gene encoding 30S ribosomal protein S4 has product MARYTGPLTKKSRRLGVDLVGGDAAFEKRPYPPGQHGRARIKESEYRNQLQEKQKARYTYGILEKQFHKYYVEAARRQGKTGDNLITLLECRLDNVIYRAGFARTRRHARQLVNHGHFTVNGKKVDIPSFQVTQYDIIDVREKSLEMTPFIVARETHGERIVPAWLEAVPTRMRILVHSVPVREQIDLPVQEQLIVEYYSKK; this is encoded by the coding sequence ATGGCCCGTTACACCGGACCCCTGACCAAGAAGTCCCGCCGCCTCGGCGTGGACCTCGTCGGCGGCGACGCCGCATTCGAGAAGCGTCCTTACCCTCCCGGCCAGCACGGCCGCGCGCGGATCAAGGAGAGCGAGTACCGCAACCAGCTGCAGGAGAAGCAGAAGGCGCGTTACACGTACGGCATCCTCGAGAAGCAGTTCCACAAGTACTACGTCGAGGCAGCTCGTCGCCAGGGCAAGACCGGCGACAACCTCATCACGCTGCTCGAGTGCCGCCTGGACAACGTGATCTACCGTGCCGGCTTCGCCCGCACGCGTCGTCACGCCCGCCAGCTGGTCAACCACGGCCACTTCACGGTCAACGGCAAGAAGGTCGACATCCCGTCCTTCCAGGTCACCCAGTACGACATCATCGACGTGCGCGAGAAGTCGCTCGAGATGACGCCGTTCATCGTGGCCCGCGAGACCCACGGCGAGCGCATCGTTCCCGCATGGCTCGAGGCCGTTCCGACCCGCATGCGGATCCTGGTGCACTCGGTGCCGGTCCGTGAGCAGATCGACCTGCCCGTTCAGGAACAGCTCATCGTGGAGTACTACTCCAAGAAGTGA
- a CDS encoding DNA-directed RNA polymerase subunit alpha, which translates to MLIAQRPTLSEETVDQFRSRFVIEPLEPGFGYTLGNSLRRTLLSSIPGASVTSIKVDGVLHEFSTIEGVKEDLTEIILNLKGLVVSSEHDEPVTMYLRKSGAGDVTGADIAPPAGVEVHNPELKLATLGDNGKLELELVVERGRGYVSAVQNKGADNEIGRIPVDSIYSPVLKVTYKVEATRVEQRTDFDKLVIDVETKPSILPRDAIASAGKTLVELFGLARELNVEAEGIDIGPSPVDEQLAADLALPVEDLQLTVRSYNCLKREGVHTVGELISRSEQDLLDIRNFGAKSIDEVKAKLHEMGLSLKDSAPGFDPSAALANYSDDEDDESFIESEEF; encoded by the coding sequence GTGCTTATCGCACAGCGCCCCACCCTGTCGGAGGAGACTGTCGACCAGTTCCGGTCGCGCTTCGTCATCGAGCCCCTCGAGCCTGGCTTCGGCTACACGCTCGGCAACTCGCTGCGTCGTACTCTCCTTTCCTCGATCCCCGGTGCCTCGGTCACGAGCATCAAGGTCGACGGGGTCCTCCACGAGTTCTCGACCATCGAGGGCGTCAAGGAAGACCTCACCGAGATCATCCTCAACCTGAAGGGTCTGGTCGTCTCCTCGGAGCACGACGAGCCCGTCACCATGTACCTCCGCAAGTCGGGTGCCGGTGACGTCACCGGTGCCGACATCGCGCCCCCGGCCGGTGTCGAGGTCCACAACCCGGAGCTGAAGCTCGCGACCCTGGGCGACAACGGCAAGCTCGAGCTCGAGCTCGTCGTCGAGCGTGGCCGCGGCTACGTCTCCGCCGTCCAGAACAAGGGCGCCGACAACGAGATCGGCCGCATCCCGGTCGACTCGATCTACAGCCCCGTGCTGAAGGTGACCTACAAGGTCGAGGCCACCCGCGTCGAGCAGCGCACCGACTTCGACAAGCTCGTCATCGACGTCGAGACCAAGCCGTCGATCCTGCCCCGCGACGCCATCGCGTCGGCCGGCAAGACGCTGGTCGAGCTCTTCGGCCTGGCCCGTGAGCTCAACGTCGAGGCCGAGGGCATCGACATCGGCCCCTCGCCCGTGGACGAGCAGCTCGCCGCTGACCTCGCCCTCCCGGTCGAGGACCTGCAGCTCACCGTTCGGTCCTACAACTGCCTCAAGCGCGAGGGCGTCCACACCGTGGGCGAGCTCATCAGCCGCTCGGAGCAGGACCTGCTGGACATCCGCAACTTCGGTGCGAAGTCCATCGACGAGGTCAAGGCCAAGCTGCACGAGATGGGTCTGTCCCTCAAGGACAGCGCCCCGGGCTTCGACCCGTC
- the infA gene encoding translation initiation factor IF-1 — MAKKEGVIEMEGSVVEALPNAMFRVELSNGHKVLAHISGKMRQHYIRILPEDRVVVELSPYDLSRGRIVYRYK, encoded by the coding sequence ATGGCCAAGAAGGAAGGCGTCATCGAGATGGAGGGCTCCGTCGTGGAGGCCCTTCCGAACGCCATGTTCCGCGTGGAGTTGAGCAACGGCCACAAGGTCCTCGCTCACATCAGCGGAAAGATGCGCCAGCACTACATCCGGATCCTCCCTGAGGACCGTGTGGTGGTGGAGCTCTCACCGTACGACCTCTCCCGTGGGCGGATCGTCTACCGCTACAAGTGA
- a CDS encoding LLM class flavin-dependent oxidoreductase, producing MTTSGPHLSVLDLVPVRSDQSTGDAVAATLALARTADALGYRRFWIAEHHNMPAVAATNPAVLIGLIASVTDRIRVGSGGVMLPNHAPLVVAEQFALLEATFPDRIDLGIGRAPGTDPVTSWALRHGAGGVTDEAVSRFPEYVDNVLAMMEPAGVGLALRGREHILKATPAATSVPQIWLLGSSDYSAQLAAAKGRPYVFAHHFSGSGTKEALELYRSTFQPSAALAEPRTFLTVNASVAPTTEEAERLALPQLLQMAALRTGRPLAAQRVVEDAELIVEAGLPDGHQELIDAMRSRWVIGDPSSARAALESLAATYDVDEVMVNPVAGAFAGGDPRSAAAREQTLTLLAG from the coding sequence ATGACAACCTCCGGACCCCACCTCTCCGTCCTGGACCTCGTGCCGGTCCGCAGCGACCAGTCCACCGGTGACGCGGTCGCCGCGACCCTGGCTCTGGCGCGCACGGCCGATGCCCTCGGCTACCGCCGTTTCTGGATCGCCGAGCACCACAACATGCCGGCTGTGGCCGCGACCAACCCGGCGGTGCTGATCGGCCTGATCGCGTCGGTGACCGACCGGATCCGGGTCGGCTCCGGGGGAGTGATGCTCCCGAACCACGCCCCGCTGGTCGTTGCCGAACAGTTCGCGCTGCTCGAAGCGACCTTTCCCGACCGGATCGACCTGGGCATCGGGCGCGCGCCCGGCACCGACCCGGTGACCAGTTGGGCGCTGCGCCACGGCGCCGGCGGCGTCACGGACGAGGCGGTCTCCCGCTTCCCCGAGTACGTCGACAACGTGCTCGCGATGATGGAGCCGGCCGGCGTGGGCCTGGCCCTGCGTGGCCGCGAGCACATCCTGAAGGCGACCCCCGCCGCGACCTCGGTGCCGCAGATCTGGTTGCTGGGGTCCTCCGACTACTCCGCCCAGCTCGCTGCCGCCAAGGGGCGGCCCTACGTCTTCGCCCACCACTTCAGTGGCTCGGGGACCAAGGAGGCTCTGGAGCTGTACCGCTCCACGTTCCAGCCGTCGGCGGCGCTGGCCGAGCCGCGCACCTTCCTCACCGTGAACGCCTCGGTCGCGCCCACGACCGAGGAGGCCGAGCGCCTCGCGCTGCCCCAGCTGCTCCAGATGGCCGCCCTGCGGACGGGGCGCCCGCTGGCGGCCCAGCGGGTCGTCGAGGACGCCGAACTGATCGTGGAGGCCGGCCTGCCGGACGGCCACCAGGAGCTGATCGACGCCATGCGGAGTCGCTGGGTGATCGGCGACCCCTCGTCGGCCCGCGCCGCGCTCGAGTCGCTCGCGGCGACGTACGACGTCGACGAAGTGATGGTCAATCCGGTCGCCGGCGCGTTCGCCGGGGGCGATCCGCGCTCTGCTGCGGCCCGGGAACAGACCCTGACCCTGCTCGCCGGCTGA